CCTCACCGGCGAGTTCCGCCAGAAGCTGGCCAGCCATCAGGAGGAGTGCCGCAGCCGCGGGCTGACCCTCGAGGCCACCCTGGAGCGGGAGCGCAACCTGCTCGATGACCTGCTGCCCCAGGCCTTCGCCGTGGTGCGCGAGGCCGGCAAGCGGGTGCTCGGCATGCGCCACTTCGACGTGCAGCTGATCGGCGGCATGGTGCTCCATGACGGCCAGATCGCCGAGATGAAGACCGGCGAGGGCAAGACCCTGGTGGCCACCCTGCCCAGCTATCTCAACGCCCTCACCGGCCGCGGCGTGCACGTGGTGACGGTGAACGACTACCTGGCCCGCCGCGACGCCGAGTGGATGGGCCAGATCCACCGCTTCCTCGGCCTCTCGGTGGGGCTGATCCAGCAGGACATGACGCCCTATGACCGGCGCGACAACTACGCCTGCGACATCACCTACGCCACCAACTCAGAGCTCGGGTTCGACTACCTGCGCGACAACATGGCCACCGACATCGCCGAGGTGGTGCAGCGCGATTTCCACTACTGCGTGATTGACGAGGTCGACTCGATCCTGATCGATGAGGCCCGCACCCCCCTGATCATCTCCGGCCAGGTGGAAAGGCCCCAGGAGAAGTACCAGAAGGCGGCCGAGGTGGCCGAGCGGTTGGTGCGGGCGGCCGAGCTGGGCAAGGACGGCATCGACCCCGAAGGTGACTACGAGGTGGACGAGAAGCAGCGCAGCTGCACCCTCACCGACGAGGGCTTCGCCAAGGCGGAGGAGATGCTGGGGGTAAGCGATCTGTTCGACCCGGCCGATCCCTGGGCCCACTACATCAACAACGCCCTCAAGGCCAAGGAGCTGTTCATCAAGGACGTGAACTACATCGTGCGCGGCAGCGATGCCGTGATCGTGGATGAGTTCACCGGTCGCGTGATGCCGGGCCGCCGCTGGAGCGATGGCCAGCACCAGGCGATCGAGGCCAAGGAGAACCTGCCCATCCAGCCCGAAACCCAGACGCTCGCCTCGATCACCTATCAGAACTTCTTCCTGCTCTATCCCCGCCTGGCCGGCATGACCGGCACCGCCAAGACCGAGGAGGTGGAGTTCGAGAAGACCTACAAGCTCGAGGTCACCGTGGTGCCCACCAACCGGCCCCGCTCCCGCGCCGACTGGACCGACCAGGTGTACAAGACCGAGCCCGCCAAGTGGCGCGCCGTGGCCCTGGAGATCGCCGAGGTGAACAACTCCGGCCGCCCCGTGCTGGTGGGCACCACCAGTGTGGAGAAGTCGGAGCTGCTCTCCGCCCTGCTGGCCGAGCAGCAGATCCCCCACAACCTGCTCAACGCCAAGCCCGAGAACGTGGAGCGGGAGGCCGAGATCGTGGCCCAGGCCGGCCGTGCCGGCGCCGTGACCATCGCCACCAACATGGCCGGCCGCGGCACCGACATCATCCTGGGCGGCAACAGCGACTACATGGCCCGCCTCAAGCTGCGGGAGGTGCTGCTGCCCGTGCTGGTGCGGCCCGAGGAGGGCCACCGCCCGCCGGTGCCTCTGCAGCGCTCCGCCGAGGTCTCCGGCTTCGGCGGCGGCAGGGGCGGCAAGGGGGCCTCCCCCAACGGTTCCGCCCCCAGCGAAGCCCGGGCCATCGGCGCCCTCTATCCCTGCGAGCTGCCCGAGGAGCAGGAGCTCGCCCTGGTGACCCTCTCCCGCGAGCTGGTGAAGGCCTGGGGTGATCGCAGCCTCACCGTGCTCGAGCTGGAGGACCGCATCGCCCAGGCCGCAGAGAAGGCCCCCACCGACGACCCCCAGATCCAGCAGCTGCGCGAGTGCATCAATGCGGTGAAGGCCACCTACGACGCGGTGGTGAAACAGGAGGAGGCCAGGGTGCGTGAGGCCGGCGGTCTGCACGTGATCGGCACCGAGCGCCACGAATCCCGTCGGGTCGACAACCAGCTGCGCGGCCGTGCCGGTCGCCAGGGCGACCCCGGCTCCACCCGCTTCTTCCTCTCCCTGGAGGACAACCTGCTGCGGATCTTCGGCGGCGATCGGGTGGCGGGCCTGATGAATGCCTTCCGCGTGGAGGAGGACATGCCGATCGAATCCGGCATGCTCACCCGCTCGCTGGAGGGGGCCCAGAAGAAGGTGGAGACGTACTACTACGACATCCGCAAGCAGGTGTTCGAGTACGACGAGGTGATGAACAACCAGCGCAAGGCGGTGTATGCCGAGCGCCGACGCGTGCTGGAGGGCCGCGAGCTCAAGCAGCAGGTGATCGGCTATGGCGAGCGCACCATCGACGACATCGTGGAGGCCTACGTGAATCCTGACCTGCCGCCCGAGGAGTGGGATCTCAGCCGCCTGGTGGCCAAGGTGAAGGAGTTCATCTACCTGCTGGAGGATCTCGAGCCCGAGCAGCTCAAGGGCCTGGGCACCGAGGAGCTCAAGGCCTTTCTGCAGGAGCAGATGCGCAATGCCTACGACATCAAGGAGGGCCAGATCGAGCAGCAGCGGCCGGGCCTGATGCGGGAAGCCGAGCGCTTCTTCATCCTCCAGCAGATCGACACCCTCTGGCGCGAACACCTCCAGGCGATGGATGCCCTGCGCGAATCGGTGGGTCTGCGCGGCTACGGCCAGAAGGATCCGCTGATCGAATACAAGAACGAGGGCTACGACATGTTCCTTGAGATGATGACCCAGATGCGCCGCAACGTGATCTATTCGATGTTCATGTTCCAGCCGGCCCCCGCCCCCCAGGGCGCCACCGTCTGAAGCTCAGCGGGTGGTGCCGGGGTTGTCGCCCAGGAACTCCAGGATCTCCCGGTCCTTGAGGTTCTGGGCCTCGCCGCGGCAGGGCTCCAGCAGGGGCCGGCCCGCCGCCACCTCCCGCAGGCAGGCCTGGGCCCGCGCCAGCTCCCCCTCCAGGGCGTCGATCCGCTCCATCAGGTTGCGGATGACCCGCGCCTCGGTGTCGGGCAGGGCCGAGTGGGCCAGCGGATCCACCCGCACGCCGCTCTGGTGCACCACCCGCCCCGGGATGCCCACCACGGTGGAGTCGGGCTCCACGTCGCGCAGCACCACCGAGCCCGCCCCGATGCGGGTGTTGGCCCCCACCGTGATCGCGCCGAGCACCTTGGCGCCGGCGCCCACCACCACGTTCTCGGCCAGGGTGGGGTGCCGCTTGCCGTGGGCCTTGCCGGTGCCGCCCAGGGTCACCCCCTGGTAGAGCAGGCAGTTGTCGCCCACCACGGTGGTTTCGCCGATCACCACGCCCATGCCGTGGTCGATGAACACCCCGTGGCCGATCTGGGCTCCCGGGTGGATCTCGATGCCGGTGAGCAGCCGCCCCACCTGGCTCAGCAGCCGCGGCAGCAGCGGCAGGCCACCGCGCCAGAGCCGGTGGCTGATGCGGTGCAGCACCAGGGCGTGCAGTCCGGGATAACACAGCAGGATCTCGAGCGTGCCCCGGGCGGCGGGGTCGCGCTCCTTGATGATTGCCAGGTCGGCCCGGATTGCCTTGAACATGCAGGCATCCTGCCGGACCCCGGCGGCGTTTGACCGAGGGGCCCCCGCTCGTGCATGATCAGCCCGTCGGCGATGCCGGCCAGCCCCTGGCAGCGGTTTCAGCCGCAGCCCGCGGTGCCTGCGGATGTAGCTCAGTGGTAGAGCATCTCCTTGCCAAGGAGAGGGTCGAGAGTTCGAATCTCTTCATCCGCTTGTCGAGACAGCTGTGGAGCCAGCTGGTCGAGTGGCCTGCCCTAGGCGGCCATCACGCCGATCTCCTTGCGGAGCTGATCGATCGTGGCGCTGCCCAGGTAGCTCTGGGCGCAGTGCACCACCGGCATGCGCATCAGCTGGGCCCGGTTCTGACGCAGGCTCTGCTCCACCAGTGGCAGGCTCGGCCGGTCGCACAGCACATGGCTGGCCGCCCGCAGCAGGGCCAGCAGCCGGCTGCCGGTGTCGGGGTTGGCCGTCATCACCAGCAGTTCGTTGCCCCGCAGGCTGTGCAGGATCACCTCGGCGGCCCGCAGGATGCCGGGGCTGATGCTCACCAGCCCCACGCAGCTGCCGGCCCGCAGCTCCTTGAGCAGACCGAGCTCGTGGCGGAAGTCGTTGAGGTCCACCGGCACCGCCCGCACCCCGTGGCGCTTGGCGATCTCCTCCACCGGCTGCAGGAAGTAGCGGCTGGTCACCACCGTGCCGTTGTTCGAGGTTTCCAGCACCCCCTCCAGCTCCTCCATCGGCACCACCTCCACCGGCACCTCCAGGTTCGGGGCCAGCTCCTCGGCGATCAGCATCGAGGCGCCGATGTCCTCCCGCGGCGTGCTCACCAGCACGCGGGCGCCGCAGCGCAGCCGCCAGTCGATCTCGCGGGTGAGCATGTCGCGCGCCTGCTGCAGGGTGCAGCCGCCGTTGAGCAGGCCGTCGATGCTCTCGCGCACCTGGCGGTCGAGGTCGGGCAGGGCCCGGCTGCGGGGGCCCGGCGGCGGCTTGATCTCGCGCGGCTTCTGCTGGTCGCGCACGTAGATGCCGGAGCCCGCCATGGCCTCCACCACGCCGTCGGTCTCCAGCTGCCGGTACACCTTGCTGATCGTGTTGCGGTGCAGGCCGGTCTGCATCGCCAGCTGGCGCGTGCTGGGCAGCCGGTGACCGGGCGGGTAGTGGCGCGCCGCGATCGCGAAGCAGATCTGGTTGTAGAGCTGGGTCGACGCCGGGATGTCGCTTTCCTGCTGGATGTGGAATCGCACGCCGGAGTGGGCCTGGGGAGCAGGGGCACACCTTACGGAGCATCCGCCACGCGGACAATCCCCCCGTTGGCATACGGGAGTGTGCCGGTTCGTGGCCAGAATCGGCGCAGCGATCCCTGGCTTCCATGGCTGCCGCCGCTCCCCTGCCGGTGCTCTCCGGCTGGCAGAACCTCACCGCCGAGGGTGCCGTGCCGCTGCGCTGCTGGTGGGCCCGGCCGGAGGGCCGGGCGCCGCGGGCGGCGGTGGTGGTGCTGCCTGAGGTGTTCGGCCTCAACAGCTGGGTGCGCTCCGTGGCGGATCGCCTCGCCGCCGCCGGCTACGCCGCCCTGGCCCTGCCGATCTTCGCCCGCACCGCCCCGGATCTGGATGTGAGCTACGACGAGGCGGGCCTGGCGGCGGGCCGTCTGCACCGCGATCAGGTGACGGCGGCTGACAGCCTCGCTGACGCCGGCCGCGCCATCGCCTGGCTGCAGGCCCAGCCCGGCCTCGAGCAGCGGCCGGTGGGCTGTGTGGGCTTCTGCTTCGGCGGCCACCTCGCCCTGCTGGTGGCCAGCCTTGACGGCGTGGCCGCCACCTGTGACTTCTACGGCGCCCGGGTGTCGGTGTTCCGCCCCGGCGGCGGTCCGCCCAGCCTGGAGGTGGTGCCCCGCATCCCCGGTCACCTGCTCTGTTTCTGCGGCGCCGAGGATCCGCTCATGCCCCCCGAGGAACAGCAGGCCATCGCCGCCGCCCTCGAGGCCGACGGACGTCGGCACCCGGAGCGGCTGAGGCGCCTGGTGGTGGCGCCGGGGGCCGGCCACGGCTACATGTGCGAGCACCGCGGTGACTTCGCGCCCGAGGCCGCCGCCGAGGGCTGGCGCCAGATGCTGGAGCTGTTCGCCGAGCGCCTGGGCTGACTCAGCCAGCCGGTTTCGGTTCGGCCGCGCTGGCCTCGGGGCCCCCGGCCGCCGTCGTGCCGCCGGAGCGCACCACGGACTTGACGGGCGCGGCTTTCACGGGAGCGGGTTTGGCCGGGGCGGGCTTGCCGCCGCCGCCCTTGGCCGCCGCGGCCTTGCGCGGGCTCAGGAACATGATCATGTTGCGGCCCTCCCGTTTGGGGGGCTGCTGGATCTCGGCTGCGGCTTCGAGGTCCTTGGCCATGCGCATCAGCAGCACTTCAGCCAGGGCCGTGTGCTGGATCTCGCGGCCGCGGAAGATCACGGTGCACTTCACCTTGTCGCCCGCCTTGAGGAAGCGGGAGGCCTGACCGATCCGCACGTCGTAGTCGTGCTGGTCGATCTTGTAGCGCATCTTGACCTCCTTGACTTCGGTCTGGTGCGACTTCTTCTTGGCCTCCTTGGCCTTCTTCTCCTGCTCGAATTTGTACTTGCCGTAGTCCATGATCCGGCACACCGGCGGATCGGCCTTCTCGCTCACCAGCACCAGGTCGAGCTCCCGGTCCCGCGCCACCTCCAGGGCCGCCTCCCGCGTGATCACTCCAAGTTGACTGCCGTCGGCGTCGACCACCCGCAACTGGGGATAGTTGATCCGCTCATTGATGTTGGGCAGCTCCCGAACGGGAGCACGACGGTCAAAACGGGGACGGGGCATTCAGTGGGGTTGAGGTTTGGGGGGTTGAGGTTTGCGGGGGTTGCGGGTCCGGACGCTCTGGGCTCGCGTGGGCCCCGTGGTTCGCGCAGGGCTGGGAGGCCGCGGCGCACAGAGGCACACCCTTCACAGTAGAACGCGTCTGATCTCCCGCAACGCCTGCTCCAGCCGCAGGGCCGTGGTGTCGCCCTCCAGCCACAGCGGCCGGTGCTGACGCCGGAACCAGGTGCGCTGCCGCTTGGCGAACTGCTGGGTGTGCCGGGTGGTGAGCGCGATGGCGGCCGCTTCATCCAGGTGGCCCTCCAGCACCTGCAGGGCCTCGCCGTAGCCGATGGTGGCGAGCAGCGGCAGATCGGCGCCGTAGCGCTGCCGCAGCCGGGCCGTTTCCTCCAGCAGCCCGCCGGCGTAGAGGGCCACGGTGCGGCGGCGGATGCGCTCGCGCAGGTCGGGCGGGTCGAGTCCCAGCTCCAGCACCTGCCAGGGCGGCGGCGTGCAGCCCTGCTGGCTGGAGAGGGGCCGCCCGGTGGCATAGAGCACCTCCAGGGCCCGCTGGGTGCGCACCGAGTCGGCCGCAGCGATGCGTCCCGCGGCGATCGGATCGGCGGCCCGCAGCAGCTGGTGGCAGGTGGGCTGCCCCAGGGCGCTGAATTGCCGGCGCAGGGCCGGCTGGGGCGGCACGGCCGGCGGGCGCAGTCCCTGGGTGAGGGCCTTGAGATAGAGGCCGCTGCCGCCGGCCAGCAGGGCCAGCGGCCGGCCCGGGCGGGGCCGCTCCAGCTCGGCCTGGATCTGGGCCGCCGCCACGGCCCGGAACTCCTCCAGGTTGATCGGCTGGTCAGGATCCCGCAGGTCGAGCAGTTCATGGCGCACCTGGGCCTGTTCGGCCGGGGTGGGCTTGGCGGTGCCCACGTCCATGCCGCGATAGAGCTGGCGGGAGTCCACGTTCAGCACCGCCAGCTCGAGCGCCCGGGCCAGGCCGATCGCCAGCTCCGTCTTGCCGCTGGCGGTGGGCCCCAGCAGCACGATCACCAGGGGCGTCGGTGCAGGCGCAGGCGGTGGCGCGGGGGCAGGCGCGGGGGAGGCCATTCCCCCACCCTGGCAGCTGGCCGCCGCCCCGCCTGAAACCCCGGTGCCCGGTGGTAGATTGCCCGCTGGAGAAGGGGTTTCACCGCTTCTCGCCCCCTCTTGCCCAGGGCCAGTCGCCGCCTCTGCCCGACCCCTGGGAAGCCCCTCCCGCATGAGCGAAGCCACGAAAGTTCAGGCCGCGTACGGCGCCGAGCAGATCCAGGTGCTGGAAGGCCTGGAACCGGTGCGCAAGCGGCCCGGGATGTACATCGGCTCCACCGGCCCCCGGGGTCTGCACCACCTGGTGTACGAGGTGGTGGACAACGCGGTGGACGAGGCCCTGGCCGGCCACTGCGACCAGATCCTGGTGGTGCTCAACGAGGACGGCTCCTGTGCCGTTTCCGACAACGGCCGCGGCATCCCCACCGACATCCACCCCCGCACGGGCAAGAGCGCCCTGGAAACGGTGCTCACCGTGCTCCATGCCGGCGGCAAGTTCGGCTCCGGCGGCTACAAGGTGTCGGGCGGCCTCCACGGCGTGGGCGTGTCGGTGGTCAACGCCCTCTCCGAGTGGGTGCAGGTCACCGTGTACCGCCATGACCAGGTGCACACCCAACGCTTCGAGCGCGGCGCGGCGATCGGCAGCCTCGCCTCAGCCCCGGGGGAGAAGGGCCGCACCGGCACCACCGTGTGCTTCAAGCCCGACAGCGAGATCTTCACCGGCGGCATCAGCTTCGATTACGCCACCCTCTCCTCCCGTCTGCGCGAACTCGCCTACCTCAACGGCGGCGTGCGCATCGTGTTCCGCGATGAGCGGCAGAGTGCCCGCAACGCCGCCGGCGAACCCCACGAGGACATCTACTTCTACGAGGGCGGCATCAAGGAGTATGTCGCCTACATGAATGCGGAGAAGGATCCGCTTCATCCCGACATCATCTACGTGAACGCCGAGAAGGAGGGTGTTCAGGTGGAGGCCGCGCTGCAGTGGTGCGTGGACGCCTACTCCGACAGCATCCTCGGCTTCGCCAACAACATCCGCACCGTGGATGGCGGCACCCACATCGAGGGCCTCAAGACGGTGCTCACCCGCACCCTCAACGCCTTCGCCAAGAAGCGCGGCAAGCGCAAGGATGCCGATGCCAACCTGGCCGGCGAGAACATCCGCGAAGGCCTCACCGCCGTGCTGTCGGTGAAGGTGCCGGAGCCCGAGTTCGAGGGCCAGACCAAGACCAAACTCGGCAACACCGAGGTGCGCGGCATCGTGGACACCCTGGTGGGCGAAGCCCTCGGGGAATTCCTGGAATTCAACCCCTCGGTGATCGACCTGATCCTCGAGAAGGCCATCCAGGCCTTCAATGCCGCCGAGGCCGCCCGCCGGGCCCGGGAGCTGGTGCGCCGCAAGAGCGTGCTCGAGAGCTCCACCCTGCCCGGCAAGCTGGCCGACTGCTCCTCCCGCGACCCCTCCGAATCGGAGATCTACATCGTGGAGGGCGATTCCGCCGGAGGCTCCGCCAAACAGGGCCGTGACCGGCGCTTCCAGGCCATCCTGCCCCTACGCGGCAAGATCCTCAACATCGAGAAGACCGACGACGCCAAGATCTACAAGAACACGGAGATCCAGGCCCTGATCACTGCCCTGGGCCTGGGCATCAAGGGCGAAGACTTCGACGAGAAGAATCTCCGCTACCACCG
This sequence is a window from Cyanobium sp. PCC 7001. Protein-coding genes within it:
- a CDS encoding dienelactone hydrolase family protein, whose protein sequence is MAAAAPLPVLSGWQNLTAEGAVPLRCWWARPEGRAPRAAVVVLPEVFGLNSWVRSVADRLAAAGYAALALPIFARTAPDLDVSYDEAGLAAGRLHRDQVTAADSLADAGRAIAWLQAQPGLEQRPVGCVGFCFGGHLALLVASLDGVAATCDFYGARVSVFRPGGGPPSLEVVPRIPGHLLCFCGAEDPLMPPEEQQAIAAALEADGRRHPERLRRLVVAPGAGHGYMCEHRGDFAPEAAAEGWRQMLELFAERLG
- the secA gene encoding preprotein translocase subunit SecA; its protein translation is MLKLLLGDPNARKLKRYQPVVSDVNLLEEEIAPLSDDELRGLTGEFRQKLASHQEECRSRGLTLEATLERERNLLDDLLPQAFAVVREAGKRVLGMRHFDVQLIGGMVLHDGQIAEMKTGEGKTLVATLPSYLNALTGRGVHVVTVNDYLARRDAEWMGQIHRFLGLSVGLIQQDMTPYDRRDNYACDITYATNSELGFDYLRDNMATDIAEVVQRDFHYCVIDEVDSILIDEARTPLIISGQVERPQEKYQKAAEVAERLVRAAELGKDGIDPEGDYEVDEKQRSCTLTDEGFAKAEEMLGVSDLFDPADPWAHYINNALKAKELFIKDVNYIVRGSDAVIVDEFTGRVMPGRRWSDGQHQAIEAKENLPIQPETQTLASITYQNFFLLYPRLAGMTGTAKTEEVEFEKTYKLEVTVVPTNRPRSRADWTDQVYKTEPAKWRAVALEIAEVNNSGRPVLVGTTSVEKSELLSALLAEQQIPHNLLNAKPENVEREAEIVAQAGRAGAVTIATNMAGRGTDIILGGNSDYMARLKLREVLLPVLVRPEEGHRPPVPLQRSAEVSGFGGGRGGKGASPNGSAPSEARAIGALYPCELPEEQELALVTLSRELVKAWGDRSLTVLELEDRIAQAAEKAPTDDPQIQQLRECINAVKATYDAVVKQEEARVREAGGLHVIGTERHESRRVDNQLRGRAGRQGDPGSTRFFLSLEDNLLRIFGGDRVAGLMNAFRVEEDMPIESGMLTRSLEGAQKKVETYYYDIRKQVFEYDEVMNNQRKAVYAERRRVLEGRELKQQVIGYGERTIDDIVEAYVNPDLPPEEWDLSRLVAKVKEFIYLLEDLEPEQLKGLGTEELKAFLQEQMRNAYDIKEGQIEQQRPGLMREAERFFILQQIDTLWREHLQAMDALRESVGLRGYGQKDPLIEYKNEGYDMFLEMMTQMRRNVIYSMFMFQPAPAPQGATV
- the cysE gene encoding serine O-acetyltransferase, encoding MSYIRRHRGLRLKPLPGAGRHRRRADHARAGAPRSNAAGVRQDACMFKAIRADLAIIKERDPAARGTLEILLCYPGLHALVLHRISHRLWRGGLPLLPRLLSQVGRLLTGIEIHPGAQIGHGVFIDHGMGVVIGETTVVGDNCLLYQGVTLGGTGKAHGKRHPTLAENVVVGAGAKVLGAITVGANTRIGAGSVVLRDVEPDSTVVGIPGRVVHQSGVRVDPLAHSALPDTEARVIRNLMERIDALEGELARAQACLREVAAGRPLLEPCRGEAQNLKDREILEFLGDNPGTTR
- the miaA gene encoding tRNA (adenosine(37)-N6)-dimethylallyltransferase MiaA — protein: MASPAPAPAPPPAPAPTPLVIVLLGPTASGKTELAIGLARALELAVLNVDSRQLYRGMDVGTAKPTPAEQAQVRHELLDLRDPDQPINLEEFRAVAAAQIQAELERPRPGRPLALLAGGSGLYLKALTQGLRPPAVPPQPALRRQFSALGQPTCHQLLRAADPIAAGRIAAADSVRTQRALEVLYATGRPLSSQQGCTPPPWQVLELGLDPPDLRERIRRRTVALYAGGLLEETARLRQRYGADLPLLATIGYGEALQVLEGHLDEAAAIALTTRHTQQFAKRQRTWFRRQHRPLWLEGDTTALRLEQALREIRRVLL
- the infC gene encoding translation initiation factor IF-3; translated protein: MPRPRFDRRAPVRELPNINERINYPQLRVVDADGSQLGVITREAALEVARDRELDLVLVSEKADPPVCRIMDYGKYKFEQEKKAKEAKKKSHQTEVKEVKMRYKIDQHDYDVRIGQASRFLKAGDKVKCTVIFRGREIQHTALAEVLLMRMAKDLEAAAEIQQPPKREGRNMIMFLSPRKAAAAKGGGGKPAPAKPAPVKAAPVKSVVRSGGTTAAGGPEASAAEPKPAG
- the gyrB gene encoding DNA topoisomerase (ATP-hydrolyzing) subunit B, whose product is MSEATKVQAAYGAEQIQVLEGLEPVRKRPGMYIGSTGPRGLHHLVYEVVDNAVDEALAGHCDQILVVLNEDGSCAVSDNGRGIPTDIHPRTGKSALETVLTVLHAGGKFGSGGYKVSGGLHGVGVSVVNALSEWVQVTVYRHDQVHTQRFERGAAIGSLASAPGEKGRTGTTVCFKPDSEIFTGGISFDYATLSSRLRELAYLNGGVRIVFRDERQSARNAAGEPHEDIYFYEGGIKEYVAYMNAEKDPLHPDIIYVNAEKEGVQVEAALQWCVDAYSDSILGFANNIRTVDGGTHIEGLKTVLTRTLNAFAKKRGKRKDADANLAGENIREGLTAVLSVKVPEPEFEGQTKTKLGNTEVRGIVDTLVGEALGEFLEFNPSVIDLILEKAIQAFNAAEAARRARELVRRKSVLESSTLPGKLADCSSRDPSESEIYIVEGDSAGGSAKQGRDRRFQAILPLRGKILNIEKTDDAKIYKNTEIQALITALGLGIKGEDFDEKNLRYHRIVIMTDADVDGAHIRTLILTFFFRYQKALVEGGYIYIACPPLYKVERGKNHTYCYNEGDLKKTIESFGEKANYTIQRFKGLGEMMPQQLWETTMDPATRMMKRVEIEDALEADRIFTILMGDKVAPRREFIETHSAELDLAQLDI
- a CDS encoding GntR family transcriptional regulator, which gives rise to MRFHIQQESDIPASTQLYNQICFAIAARHYPPGHRLPSTRQLAMQTGLHRNTISKVYRQLETDGVVEAMAGSGIYVRDQQKPREIKPPPGPRSRALPDLDRQVRESIDGLLNGGCTLQQARDMLTREIDWRLRCGARVLVSTPREDIGASMLIAEELAPNLEVPVEVVPMEELEGVLETSNNGTVVTSRYFLQPVEEIAKRHGVRAVPVDLNDFRHELGLLKELRAGSCVGLVSISPGILRAAEVILHSLRGNELLVMTANPDTGSRLLALLRAASHVLCDRPSLPLVEQSLRQNRAQLMRMPVVHCAQSYLGSATIDQLRKEIGVMAA